From one uncultured Paludibacter sp. genomic stretch:
- the yvdB gene encoding putative sulfate transporter YvdB (Evidence 3 : Putative function from multiple computational evidences) has product MVFQPKLFSTIKNYSKQQFYADLMAGIIVGIVALPLAIAFGIASGVTPEKGLFTAIIAGFIISLLGGSRVQIGGPTGAFIVIVYGIIQQYGITGLAIATMIAGVMLIAMGLLKLGAVIKFIPFPVVVGFTSGIALTIFATQIKDLFGLQIDKIPADFINKWIIYAQHISSINWWSLSIGIFSILIISLMPKISKKIPGSLIAIIVMTIIVYLLRNQFGIQGIETIGDRFTINASLPQANAPVIDFNAVRTLLPVAFTIAMLGAIESLLSATVADGVTGDKHNSNTELIAQGIANVITPVFGGIPATGAIARTMTNINNGGKTPVAGIIHAVVLGLILLFLGNLTKHIPMACLAGVLVVVAYNMSEWRTFKSLLRNTKSDVAVLLTTFLLTVIFDLTIAIEVGLLLAVVLFIRRISETSSISVIKNEVEGTYSEIGMESEKLLLPKGVEVYEIEGPFFFGVANKFEETMKQIGDKPRVRIIRMRKVPFIDSTGVHNXENLIKMAKKDKTQILLSGVNENVRLVLYQVKLNEKLGDENICSNINEALEKAEKFIGLSKKTEKN; this is encoded by the coding sequence ATGGTTTTTCAGCCAAAATTATTTTCAACAATAAAAAACTATTCTAAACAGCAATTTTATGCTGATTTAATGGCGGGAATTATTGTAGGAATTGTAGCTTTACCTTTGGCTATTGCATTTGGTATCGCATCGGGCGTAACACCCGAAAAAGGACTTTTCACAGCTATTATCGCCGGTTTTATTATTTCGCTTTTGGGGGGAAGCCGTGTACAAATTGGCGGTCCCACCGGAGCATTTATTGTAATCGTTTACGGAATTATTCAACAATACGGAATCACCGGACTTGCTATCGCCACTATGATTGCGGGTGTGATGCTTATAGCGATGGGATTGCTCAAACTCGGCGCAGTAATTAAATTTATTCCTTTCCCCGTAGTGGTTGGTTTTACAAGCGGCATTGCACTTACCATTTTTGCTACGCAGATAAAAGATTTGTTCGGATTACAAATAGATAAAATTCCCGCTGATTTTATAAATAAATGGATTATTTATGCGCAACATATTTCAAGCATAAATTGGTGGTCATTAAGTATTGGAATATTTTCTATACTTATTATAAGTTTAATGCCAAAAATTTCAAAGAAAATACCCGGTTCATTAATAGCTATTATTGTAATGACGATAATTGTTTATCTTTTACGAAATCAGTTTGGTATTCAAGGCATTGAAACCATTGGTGATCGGTTTACCATTAACGCTTCATTACCTCAAGCTAATGCTCCTGTTATTGATTTTAATGCTGTACGTACGCTTTTACCGGTGGCTTTTACCATTGCAATGTTAGGAGCGATTGAATCTTTACTTTCAGCAACAGTTGCCGATGGTGTTACCGGCGACAAACACAATTCCAATACAGAGTTGATTGCACAAGGAATTGCCAATGTGATTACTCCTGTTTTTGGAGGAATTCCTGCTACCGGAGCTATCGCGCGTACAATGACAAACATCAACAACGGAGGAAAAACGCCTGTGGCTGGTATTATACACGCGGTGGTACTTGGATTGATTTTATTGTTTTTAGGAAATTTGACAAAACACATTCCAATGGCATGTTTAGCAGGAGTTTTAGTAGTAGTTGCATATAATATGAGCGAATGGAGAACTTTTAAATCGTTGTTGCGAAACACCAAATCGGATGTAGCAGTGTTGCTTACTACTTTTTTATTAACNGTTATTTTCGATTTAACAATTGCCATCGAAGTTGGCTTGTTGTTAGCCGTAGTTTTATTTATCCGCCGAATTTCAGAAACTTCCTCTATTTCTGTAATAAAAAACGAAGTAGAAGGCACTTATTCTGAAATCGGAATGGAAAGCGAAAAACTTCTTTTGCCTAAAGGCGTGGAAGTGTATGAAATCGAAGGTCCTTTTTTCTTCGGTGTAGCCAATAAATTTGAAGAAACAATGAAACAAATTGGCGACAAACCCCGCGTGCGAATTATAAGAATGCGAAAAGTTCCTTTTATTGATTCTACCGGCGTTCACAATTTNGAAAACCTGATAAAAATGGCAAAAAAAGATAAAACCCAAATTTTGCTTTCGGGCGTAAACGAAAATGTCCGGCTGGTGTTATATCAAGTGAAACTAAATGAAAAATTGGGAGATGAAAACATTTGCTCTAACATAAATGAAGCGTTAGAGAAAGCTGAAAAATTCATTGGTTTATCGAAAAAAACAGAGAAAAATTAA
- a CDS encoding conserved hypothetical protein (Evidence 4 : Unknown function but conserved in other organisms) — translation MGSTELFTINILINGVRMPLNIPREDEELYRDAEKLLNNYLNKFQERYNQKSMEEILTLVAYQLAVIIIKQNKNQDVAPLATKIQELNKELQEFL, via the coding sequence ATGGGTTCTACAGAATTATTTACAATAAATATTCTTATTAACGGTGTGCGTATGCCGTTAAATATCCCAAGAGAAGATGAGGAGTTATATAGAGACGCCGAAAAACTTTTAAATAATTATCTGAATAAATTTCAAGAACGCTACAATCAAAAGAGCATGGAAGAAATTCTTACATTGGTAGCGTATCAATTGGCTGTAATTATTATAAAGCAAAATAAGAATCAGGATGTAGCTCCGTTGGCTACAAAGATTCAGGAACTAAATAAGGAATTGCAAGAGTTTTTGTAA
- the tatC gene encoding Sec-independent protein translocase protein TatC, which produces MAEEQEYSFWEHLEVLRWTIIRILAAVVVLFVLVFVEYKFVFSQIVLSPLNSDFISYRILKSLLSLVGLSPALIEDFKVQLINYELSGQFLLQIGVSLAVAAVVAFPYVLFELWRFVRPALYENESKNIGKIFFFSSFLFYLGAAVSYFIIFPLTIRFLGTYQVSELIPNQISVQSYFNALVILVLCIGLTFEMPILSFFLSKAGIVSRKMLAAGRKYAFVIILVLAAIITPTTDPFTLMVVTIPLYLLYEVSIWVCKKNEDKKEEDE; this is translated from the coding sequence ATGGCTGAAGAACAGGAATATTCTTTTTGGGAGCATCTTGAAGTATTGCGATGGACAATTATCCGCATACTTGCGGCTGTAGTTGTCCTTTTTGTATTGGTTTTTGTTGAATATAAATTTGTGTTTTCCCAAATCGTTCTCTCTCCGTTAAATTCTGATTTTATTTCGTATCGCATTTTAAAATCCTTATTATCCTTGGTGGGTTTATCTCCTGCATTGATAGAGGATTTCAAAGTTCAACTTATTAATTACGAACTTTCGGGACAATTTCTGTTGCAAATTGGCGTTTCGTTGGCAGTAGCGGCAGTAGTGGCTTTTCCTTATGTGTTGTTTGAATTGTGGCGGTTTGTGCGTCCTGCTTTGTACGAAAATGAATCCAAAAACATAGGCAAGATTTTCTTTTTCTCCTCTTTTTTGTTTTACCTGGGCGCAGCTGTAAGTTATTTTATTATTTTTCCGCTTACTATACGTTTTTTAGGTACTTATCAGGTTTCGGAGCTAATTCCTAACCAAATTTCAGTTCAGTCTTATTTTAATGCGCTTGTAATCTTGGTGTTGTGTATCGGATTGACGTTCGAAATGCCTATACTTTCCTTTTTTTTATCAAAAGCGGGCATTGTCAGCCGTAAAATGCTGGCAGCAGGACGTAAGTATGCTTTTGTGATTATTCTTGTTTTAGCCGCTATAATTACACCCACCACCGACCCTTTTACATTGATGGTAGTTACCATTCCGCTCTATTTGCTTTACGAAGTAAGTATTTGGGTATGTAAGAAAAATGAAGATAAGAAGGAAGAAGATGAATGA
- a CDS encoding Sec-independent protein translocase protein TatA (modular protein), with protein sequence MIFFLIILIFVPINEYLNNLKNNIMNIGAPEVILIALVVLLIFGGKKIPELMKGLGKGVSSFKKGMKDIEDDIKEEPTETKK encoded by the coding sequence ATGATTTTCTTTTTAATTATTCTTATTTTTGTACCTATAAACGAATATCTAAACAACTTAAAAAATAACATTATGAATATCGGAGCACCGGAAGTTATTTTAATTGCATTGGTAGTTCTACTGATTTTTGGAGGTAAAAAAATTCCTGAATTGATGAAAGGATTGGGAAAAGGAGTAAGCAGTTTCAAAAAAGGGATGAAAGATATTGAAGATGATATAAAAGAAGAACCAACCGAAACAAAGAAATAA
- the rny gene encoding Ribonuclease Y has protein sequence MNIVLIIIAFAVGVVGSYLLLGVFNKKAKKEMELEAERLKKEKMIEAKERFIALKAEHEHQVQERNAKVQQAEVKLQQREMTINQRQGDLQRKMNEVDVQRESLESQLSVIENKKKEAEHLQKQAQEQLETISGLSADQAKERLVESLKEEAKTNALSYINDIMEDAKMTANKEAKRIVIQTIQRVATETAIENSVTVFHIESDEVKGRIIGREGRNIRALEAATGVEIIVDDTPEAIVLSAFDPVRREIARLSLHQLVTDGRIHPARIEEVVNKVRKQIEEEIIETGKRTTIDLGIHGLHPELIRMVGKMKYRSSYGQNLLQHSREVANLCATMASELGLNPKKAKRAGLLHDIGKVPDDEPELPHAILGMRMAEKYKEKPEICNAIGSHHDEVEMETLLAPIVQVCDAISGARPGARREIVEAYIKRLNDLENLALSYPGVIKTYAIQAGRELRVIVGADKLDDKETELLSFDIAKKIQDEMTYPGQVKITVIRETRAVSYAK, from the coding sequence ATGAATATAGTTTTAATAATAATTGCTTTTGCTGTTGGAGTTGTCGGGAGCTATTTGCTTCTAGGCGTTTTCAATAAAAAAGCAAAAAAAGAGATGGAACTTGAAGCGGAGCGGCTAAAAAAAGAAAAAATGATTGAAGCCAAAGAACGCTTTATTGCTCTGAAAGCCGAACACGAACATCAGGTGCAGGAGCGAAACGCAAAAGTTCAACAAGCAGAAGTGAAACTTCAACAACGCGAAATGACCATAAATCAACGACAAGGCGATTTACAACGCAAAATGAATGAAGTAGATGTGCAGCGTGAAAGTTTAGAATCACAATTAAGCGTGATAGAGAATAAGAAAAAGGAAGCTGAACATTTACAAAAACAAGCACAAGAGCAACTCGAGACAATTTCAGGACTTTCTGCAGACCAAGCAAAAGAACGTTTGGTTGAATCACTTAAAGAAGAAGCAAAAACCAATGCACTTTCATATATTAACGATATAATGGAAGATGCTAAAATGACTGCCAATAAAGAAGCAAAACGTATTGTAATTCAAACCATTCAACGTGTGGCAACTGAAACCGCCATCGAAAATTCGGTAACTGTCTTCCATATTGAATCTGACGAAGTTAAAGGACGAATTATTGGACGCGAAGGACGAAATATCCGTGCTTTGGAAGCGGCAACCGGTGTAGAAATCATTGTAGACGATACTCCTGAGGCTATTGTGCTTTCAGCTTTTGATCCGGTAAGACGTGAAATCGCGCGACTTTCATTGCACCAGCTTGTAACGGATGGACGAATTCACCCTGCACGTATTGAAGAGGTTGTAAACAAAGTTCGCAAGCAAATTGAAGAAGAAATCATTGAAACCGGAAAACGTACTACCATTGATTTAGGAATTCACGGTTTGCATCCTGAATTAATTCGTATGGTGGGAAAAATGAAATATCGTTCCTCTTATGGTCAAAATTTGCTTCAACATTCCCGCGAAGTTGCTAATCTTTGTGCCACAATGGCATCGGAGTTAGGATTAAACCCTAAAAAAGCAAAACGTGCCGGATTACTTCATGATATTGGTAAAGTTCCGGATGATGAACCGGAATTACCACACGCAATTCTCGGTATGCGTATGGCAGAAAAATACAAAGAAAAACCGGAAATTTGCAACGCAATCGGTTCCCATCACGATGAAGTGGAAATGGAAACTCTTTTAGCGCCTATCGTACAAGTCTGCGATGCTATTTCAGGAGCTCGTCCTGGAGCACGTCGTGAGATTGTAGAAGCATACATTAAACGTTTGAACGATTTGGAAAATCTGGCGCTCTCCTACCCGGGTGTAATCAAAACGTACGCAATTCAAGCAGGTCGTGAATTACGCGTGATTGTTGGCGCTGATAAGTTGGATGATAAAGAAACGGAATTGCTATCATTTGACATTGCCAAGAAAATCCAGGATGAAATGACTTATCCGGGTCAGGTGAAAATTACCGTAATACGTGAAACACGCGCGGTAAGTTACGCAAAATAG
- a CDS encoding conserved hypothetical protein (Evidence 4 : Unknown function but conserved in other organisms), whose amino-acid sequence MDNQYSNLINEFESNLKNLISKYNALKAENNTLKANLERKNEELMLAHKDILELRNDYANLETAASLGGSLEKSEKAKQHINKLVREIDKCLTLLNE is encoded by the coding sequence ATGGATAATCAGTATTCTAATCTTATTAACGAATTTGAATCAAATCTAAAAAATTTGATATCCAAATACAACGCATTAAAGGCAGAAAACAACACCTTAAAAGCTAATTTGGAAAGAAAAAACGAAGAGTTAATGCTTGCTCACAAAGATATTTTGGAGTTAAGAAATGATTATGCCAATTTAGAAACTGCCGCCAGCTTGGGCGGTTCGCTTGAGAAAAGCGAAAAAGCAAAGCAGCACATAAACAAACTAGTGCGTGAAATTGATAAATGTTTAACACTGCTCAACGAATAA